The following coding sequences lie in one Halomonas sp. 'Soap Lake #6' genomic window:
- a CDS encoding phosphatidate cytidylyltransferase yields the protein MLKQRIITAAWLAPLTLIGLFGLHGGAFALFAALIVLLGAWEWTNLAGVTQQRSRLQWVAVLALLMLVMWLSGAAFAVWPLWLAAAGWLLNLYWVTRYPEAGQQWQSTSRRLLMGLWVLLPCWVGFNVLRDSGAVWLLFVLLLVWGADIGAYFAGRRWGKRKLAPQVSPGKSWEGVIGGLVVTVLLAVVFAFWQPLGAAGGATLIAITALVTFVSVLGDLLESMLKRYRNIKDSSQLLPGHGGVLDRIDSLTAAIPIFALLYLQLLQVPLL from the coding sequence GTGCTTAAACAGCGGATTATCACCGCAGCCTGGTTAGCTCCCCTGACGCTGATCGGCCTGTTCGGATTACATGGTGGCGCCTTTGCGCTGTTTGCAGCACTTATTGTGCTGTTAGGTGCGTGGGAGTGGACGAATTTGGCTGGAGTTACCCAACAGCGCTCGCGCTTGCAATGGGTGGCTGTGCTGGCGCTGCTAATGCTCGTTATGTGGTTGAGTGGCGCAGCATTCGCCGTTTGGCCGTTATGGCTTGCGGCGGCGGGGTGGCTGCTAAACCTGTATTGGGTTACCCGTTACCCAGAGGCTGGTCAGCAATGGCAGTCAACCTCTCGGCGTTTACTGATGGGATTATGGGTGCTGCTGCCATGCTGGGTTGGTTTCAATGTTCTCCGCGATAGTGGTGCGGTATGGTTGCTATTTGTTCTGTTGCTGGTTTGGGGCGCTGATATTGGTGCCTATTTTGCTGGTCGTCGCTGGGGAAAACGCAAGTTGGCTCCCCAGGTTAGTCCAGGGAAATCCTGGGAAGGTGTCATTGGTGGCTTAGTGGTAACCGTGTTGCTGGCAGTGGTATTTGCTTTTTGGCAGCCGTTGGGTGCCGCAGGCGGCGCTACGCTGATTGCTATTACTGCCCTGGTGACGTTTGTTTCGGTGCTGGGTGATTTGTTGGAAAGCATGCTTAAGCGCTACCGTAATATTAAGGACTCTAGCCAGTTGTTACCGGGTCATGGTGGCGTACTGGATCGCATTGATAGCCTAACGGCGGCGATTCCCATCTTTGCTTTGCTTTACTTACAGCTATTGCAGGTGCCATTGCTATGA
- the ispC gene encoding 1-deoxy-D-xylulose-5-phosphate reductoisomerase, whose protein sequence is MSQQPTLQHVTVLGSTGSVGNSTLDVIARHPDRYRVYALTAHTSKEALLAQCRKHQPRVAVLHNSVDAQWLHDALTEAGVATEVQAGPEALCRVARDAQVDTVMAAIVGAAGLLPALAAAEAGKRVLLANKEALVMSGALFMDAIARSGATLLPIDSEHNAIYQCLPAQHRGGLERHGVRQLLLTASGGPFRTWSSEDIARVTPEQACAHPNWSMGRKISVDSATLMNKGLELIEACWLFDATPEQIQVVVHPQSVIHSMAAYDDGSVIAQLGNPDMRTPIAYGLAWPERIDAGVETLDIFQVARLDFEAPDETRFPCLRLAREAMKTGGAAPAILNAANEVAVDAFLEGQLGFSSIADVVAEVMGLTFEERADTLEQILAADKWAREQALLRIQR, encoded by the coding sequence ATGAGTCAGCAGCCGACTCTTCAGCACGTAACGGTACTAGGTTCAACTGGCTCAGTAGGCAACAGCACTCTGGATGTGATTGCACGCCATCCTGATCGTTACCGGGTTTATGCGCTGACTGCCCACACGTCGAAAGAAGCCTTGCTAGCACAGTGTAGGAAGCATCAGCCCCGCGTGGCGGTCTTACACAACTCAGTAGATGCTCAGTGGCTGCATGATGCGTTAACCGAGGCGGGAGTCGCTACTGAGGTGCAAGCTGGCCCGGAGGCGCTCTGCCGAGTGGCGCGAGACGCCCAGGTTGACACGGTAATGGCTGCTATTGTGGGGGCGGCAGGGCTGCTACCTGCACTGGCAGCGGCAGAGGCTGGTAAGCGTGTACTGCTTGCCAATAAAGAGGCGCTAGTAATGAGTGGCGCGCTCTTTATGGATGCCATTGCCCGTTCAGGTGCAACACTCTTGCCTATTGACTCTGAACATAATGCTATCTACCAGTGTCTACCTGCTCAGCATCGTGGTGGTCTTGAGCGCCACGGCGTTCGCCAATTGCTGCTGACTGCCTCTGGAGGGCCTTTTCGTACCTGGAGCTCGGAGGATATTGCCAGGGTAACGCCGGAGCAGGCCTGCGCTCATCCTAACTGGTCAATGGGGCGTAAGATCTCGGTGGACAGCGCCACGTTAATGAATAAAGGGCTAGAGCTAATCGAGGCGTGCTGGCTGTTCGATGCCACTCCAGAGCAAATTCAAGTAGTCGTTCATCCGCAAAGCGTAATCCACTCCATGGCTGCTTACGATGACGGTTCGGTGATCGCGCAGTTGGGTAACCCTGATATGCGCACGCCTATTGCTTATGGGTTAGCGTGGCCTGAGCGTATTGATGCAGGTGTTGAGACACTTGATATTTTCCAGGTGGCCAGGCTTGATTTTGAAGCGCCGGATGAGACCCGCTTTCCCTGCCTGCGGTTAGCCCGCGAAGCAATGAAAACGGGGGGCGCAGCCCCTGCGATTTTGAACGCCGCAAATGAAGTGGCGGTAGATGCATTTTTGGAAGGACAGCTTGGCTTCAGCTCGATAGCTGATGTGGTGGCTGAAGTGATGGGCCTAACGTTTGAAGAGCGCGCCGATACGCTGGAACAAATATTAGCAGCGGATAAGTGGGCTCGGGAGCAGGCGTTGCTGAGAATACAGCGATGA
- the bamA gene encoding outer membrane protein assembly factor BamA: MKIKTLGMAALLLAGASGAQAQSFDVSDIRVEGLQRVSAASVFNAFPVSANDRVNEQQLTAAARDLFATGLFEDVSLAREGDVLIVQVVERPTIARLNISGNRQISEDDLRNGLRQSGLSEGQVLQLSTLEEIQRELEGVYQSQGRYSAGIDVEVETVDEGRVQVNININEGEVAKIRQINIVGNEAFDDDTLRSVFELNDRPGRVFGWFSKDEYSREALSGDIERLRSFYLDRGYVNFDVTSTQVSIGPEKSEIFITLNVDEGSQYRVGDIRFVGDLQISESDARQLLEISSGDTFSRGQVNASTEALRQRLGAEGFAFAEVQGVPEMAGDGETVDLVIAVNPGQRTYVRRIEFFGNTTTQDEVLRREMIQLEGAPASTESITQSRQRLERLGFFSQVEVDTQPVPGQPDMLDVTYNVEEQPSGSISASVGFSQSAGVIYGVGLAQNNFLGTGNRVNIGAQRSDTFTSVNFAFTDPYWTLDGISRGYNVFYRETDYADSDISTFSTDAYGAGINFGYPISELSRLNFGASVEDLTVKTYFDTASEIRRYVEDQGENAQSLKLTGSWTRNNLNRGIMPTAGNYQRLSLETGVPGSDAEYYKIQARAQQLFPINDDQTWALKFSGHLGYADTLGSNDPYPFYENFYAGGLGSVRGFTSNTLGQRTTPAREGGRDRTLGGNVLIQGSAEVLFPLPFVENQRSVQTSLFVDAGNTFLSSCYDVLEEDAGRQQCSSGVDLGDLRYSVGIGLSWLTPVGPLTFSIAEPLNSESGDDTQFFQFSLGQTF; encoded by the coding sequence ATGAAAATTAAGACCCTTGGAATGGCGGCACTCTTGCTGGCAGGCGCCAGCGGCGCCCAAGCACAATCCTTTGATGTTTCGGACATTCGTGTGGAAGGACTACAGCGGGTATCCGCCGCCTCGGTCTTTAATGCGTTTCCCGTGAGTGCGAATGACCGTGTTAACGAGCAACAGCTAACCGCTGCTGCACGTGACCTATTCGCGACGGGCCTGTTCGAAGACGTCTCCCTAGCACGGGAAGGTGATGTTCTGATCGTTCAGGTAGTTGAGCGACCAACGATTGCACGCCTGAATATTAGTGGTAACCGGCAGATCTCCGAAGATGATTTGCGCAACGGCCTACGCCAATCGGGCTTGTCCGAAGGCCAGGTACTGCAACTCTCTACCCTGGAAGAGATTCAGCGGGAGCTGGAGGGCGTTTATCAGTCTCAGGGTCGTTACAGTGCAGGTATCGATGTAGAAGTTGAGACAGTTGATGAAGGCCGAGTTCAGGTCAACATCAATATCAATGAAGGTGAAGTAGCGAAAATTCGTCAGATCAATATTGTGGGTAATGAAGCGTTTGACGATGACACGCTACGCTCTGTTTTTGAACTCAATGATCGCCCCGGGCGGGTGTTTGGCTGGTTCTCTAAGGATGAGTACTCCCGCGAAGCGCTATCCGGCGATATTGAGCGGTTGCGCTCCTTCTATCTGGACCGTGGCTATGTGAATTTCGATGTCACTTCTACCCAGGTATCTATTGGCCCAGAGAAATCGGAAATATTCATTACCCTTAACGTCGATGAGGGTAGTCAGTACCGTGTCGGTGATATTCGTTTTGTAGGCGATCTGCAAATTAGTGAAAGTGACGCACGGCAACTGCTTGAGATCAGCAGTGGCGATACCTTCTCCCGCGGGCAAGTGAATGCTTCTACCGAAGCTCTGCGCCAGCGCTTAGGGGCTGAGGGGTTTGCGTTTGCGGAAGTGCAGGGCGTTCCGGAAATGGCCGGTGATGGCGAGACCGTTGATCTGGTAATTGCGGTTAACCCTGGTCAGCGCACTTACGTACGACGCATAGAGTTCTTCGGTAATACCACGACCCAAGACGAAGTGCTGCGCCGTGAAATGATTCAGCTGGAAGGGGCGCCTGCATCGACTGAGTCAATCACGCAATCCCGTCAGCGGCTTGAGCGCCTTGGCTTCTTTAGCCAGGTTGAAGTCGATACCCAGCCTGTGCCAGGCCAGCCTGATATGCTGGACGTGACCTATAACGTAGAAGAACAGCCTTCTGGCTCTATCTCTGCTAGCGTTGGTTTCTCGCAAAGCGCCGGGGTGATTTATGGCGTTGGGCTTGCTCAAAATAACTTCCTAGGTACAGGTAACCGCGTCAACATCGGCGCTCAGCGCAGTGATACGTTCACCAGCGTCAACTTTGCCTTTACCGACCCGTACTGGACGCTAGACGGCATCTCCCGCGGCTATAACGTGTTCTACCGGGAAACCGACTATGCTGACTCTGATATCTCAACGTTCTCAACCGATGCCTATGGTGCGGGTATTAACTTCGGCTACCCGATAAGCGAACTTTCGCGGCTCAACTTCGGTGCGAGTGTTGAAGATCTCACGGTAAAAACTTATTTTGACACAGCCTCAGAAATTCGTCGTTACGTAGAAGATCAAGGCGAGAATGCCCAGAGCCTTAAATTAACGGGAAGCTGGACGCGCAATAATCTGAACCGCGGCATCATGCCTACGGCAGGTAATTACCAACGGCTCTCCTTGGAAACAGGTGTGCCGGGAAGCGATGCGGAGTACTACAAAATCCAAGCGCGTGCCCAGCAGTTATTCCCGATTAATGATGATCAAACCTGGGCGCTCAAGTTTAGCGGCCATTTAGGCTACGCCGATACACTCGGTAGCAACGACCCTTACCCCTTCTATGAGAACTTCTATGCGGGTGGTTTAGGCTCTGTGCGTGGCTTTACCTCAAACACGTTGGGACAGCGCACAACGCCTGCCCGGGAAGGTGGTCGTGACCGCACCCTCGGCGGTAACGTTCTGATCCAGGGCAGTGCTGAAGTTCTTTTCCCACTGCCATTTGTTGAAAACCAGCGCTCGGTACAAACATCGCTGTTTGTGGACGCGGGTAATACCTTCTTAAGCTCCTGCTACGACGTGCTGGAAGAAGATGCCGGGCGCCAACAGTGTAGCTCAGGCGTTGATCTTGGCGACCTGCGCTACAGTGTGGGTATTGGCCTATCCTGGTTAACACCGGTTGGTCCGCTGACCTTTAGTATTGCCGAACCGCTAAACAGTGAAAGCGGAGATGACACTCAGTTCTTCCAGTTCTCGCTGGGTCAAACGTTCTAA
- the uppS gene encoding polyprenyl diphosphate synthase, which translates to MTSPQLPEEQTGGAAPSHSEESLPLHVAIIMDGNNRWARARGLSGVRGHRAGVEAVRTVIQRAAERGVKTLSLFAFSSENWKRPAAEVNALMELFLMALKREVKKLNERNVRLSIIGEQRGFSNAIQKHIQRAEALTAANTGMHLVIAANYGGQWDITRAAKQLAEQVAAGELAAADIDEARFDMAMNTHQVPPVDLCIRTSGEQRLSNFMLWQLAYAELHFSPLLWPDFDAVAFDKALDDFCQRRRRFGMTDEQIEAQGA; encoded by the coding sequence ATGACGTCACCGCAGCTTCCTGAAGAGCAGACGGGCGGTGCGGCGCCTTCTCACTCCGAGGAGTCGTTGCCGCTGCATGTTGCTATCATAATGGATGGCAACAACCGCTGGGCGCGTGCCCGAGGGCTTTCCGGCGTGCGCGGACATCGTGCTGGCGTTGAGGCCGTGAGAACGGTGATACAGCGCGCTGCCGAGCGTGGCGTAAAAACATTAAGCTTATTTGCGTTTTCAAGTGAAAACTGGAAGCGTCCTGCGGCGGAAGTGAATGCGCTTATGGAGCTTTTTTTGATGGCTCTTAAGCGAGAAGTTAAAAAGCTCAACGAGCGTAATGTTCGCCTTTCTATTATTGGTGAGCAGCGAGGCTTCTCCAATGCTATCCAGAAGCATATTCAGCGCGCTGAAGCGCTGACCGCCGCTAACACGGGGATGCACTTGGTGATTGCTGCCAACTATGGTGGCCAGTGGGATATTACCCGCGCAGCAAAGCAGTTGGCTGAGCAGGTTGCCGCCGGGGAGTTGGCTGCAGCAGATATCGATGAAGCGCGCTTTGATATGGCGATGAACACCCACCAAGTACCGCCGGTGGATTTATGTATTCGCACCAGTGGAGAGCAGCGTCTCTCCAACTTTATGCTGTGGCAGTTAGCCTACGCAGAGCTACATTTTTCCCCCCTGCTGTGGCCTGATTTTGACGCAGTGGCGTTCGATAAAGCGCTGGATGACTTTTGCCAGCGTCGCCGCCGCTTTGGCATGACTGACGAACAAATAGAGGCGCAAGGTGCTTAA
- the lpxB gene encoding lipid-A-disaccharide synthase — translation MTLQRVYLVAGELSGDILGAGLMLELRARHPEVEFRGMGGPRMEAQGLTSRFPLETLSVMGLVEVVKHLPELIRVRRTLREEAIAWQPDIMIGIDAPDFNIGLEKQLREAGLKTAHYVSPSVWAWRQGRVKKIAKAVNGMLTLLPFEADFYHAHHVPVAFVGHPLADELPLENDRAGARQALGLPTQAPVVALLPGSRGNEIRFLGDTFLRAAELLCQRYPLLHVVIPAATHQRYQEISQLLADYPALSERVTLLEGQAREAMVASDAVLLASGTAALEAMLCHRAMLVAYKMAPATHWLAKRLVKTQWISLPNLIAQESLVPELIQQSATPQAIADQLDRLLGDDETRHALEARFATMHQTLQRNASQRAAQAITALVVGDSLDSKTDRKLDSHSKLDSLDSHSKLDSQESASSEGSRHGR, via the coding sequence ATGACACTGCAACGCGTATACCTTGTGGCAGGCGAGCTCTCCGGCGATATTTTAGGTGCTGGACTTATGTTAGAGCTTCGCGCCCGCCACCCAGAGGTGGAGTTCCGTGGGATGGGTGGACCCCGCATGGAAGCCCAGGGGCTGACCAGTCGCTTTCCCCTTGAAACCCTATCGGTGATGGGCTTGGTTGAGGTTGTAAAGCACCTGCCTGAACTGATTCGCGTGCGCCGTACGCTACGTGAAGAGGCTATCGCCTGGCAGCCCGATATCATGATTGGTATTGATGCTCCCGACTTCAATATTGGCCTAGAAAAACAGCTGCGTGAGGCCGGGCTTAAAACTGCCCACTATGTTAGCCCTTCGGTGTGGGCATGGCGGCAGGGGCGGGTCAAAAAGATCGCCAAAGCCGTTAATGGCATGCTAACGCTACTGCCTTTTGAAGCAGACTTTTATCATGCTCATCACGTTCCCGTGGCCTTTGTGGGTCACCCGCTGGCTGATGAGCTGCCCCTTGAGAACGATCGTGCAGGCGCGCGTCAAGCACTGGGGCTGCCCACACAGGCACCTGTTGTAGCGCTATTGCCTGGCTCACGGGGCAACGAAATACGCTTTTTGGGCGATACGTTTTTACGCGCTGCCGAACTGCTCTGCCAACGATATCCGTTGTTGCATGTGGTGATTCCGGCGGCCACTCACCAGCGCTATCAAGAGATTAGCCAACTACTGGCTGATTACCCTGCATTGAGCGAACGTGTAACGCTGCTGGAAGGCCAGGCCCGTGAGGCCATGGTAGCCAGTGATGCGGTACTGCTTGCTTCGGGTACTGCTGCTCTTGAAGCGATGCTCTGCCATCGCGCCATGCTGGTGGCCTACAAAATGGCTCCTGCTACCCACTGGCTGGCCAAGCGATTAGTGAAAACCCAGTGGATTTCCCTACCTAACCTGATCGCTCAAGAGAGTTTGGTGCCTGAGCTAATTCAGCAATCCGCAACGCCACAAGCAATTGCTGATCAGCTTGATCGACTGTTGGGCGATGATGAGACGCGGCATGCGCTAGAAGCACGCTTTGCTACCATGCACCAAACTCTGCAGCGCAATGCCAGCCAGCGCGCCGCCCAGGCAATTACCGCCCTGGTAGTTGGTGACTCGCTGGATAGTAAGACGGATCGTAAGCTGGATAGTCATAGCAAGCTGGATAGTCTGGATAGTCATAGCAAGCTGGATAGCCAAGAGAGCGCTTCCAGTGAAGGGAGTAGGCATGGCCGTTAA
- a CDS encoding OmpH family outer membrane protein: MRKLAAAVCLMGAIVLPAHAAEVAVLDWRAALMNTQSAQSSLSQLESQIGGQQREAQSLGSELQQLQERLQREGETMSQSQRDSLIAELQEKGGRFEQLRREVMQAQQRSEQQFLDGAESKLERAVEQVLQRHNIDVLVEPQGVLHSSTDLPNVTDEVTQIFDSLN; this comes from the coding sequence ATGCGTAAATTGGCAGCAGCTGTGTGCCTGATGGGTGCGATAGTGTTACCCGCCCATGCGGCTGAAGTGGCAGTACTCGATTGGCGCGCTGCGCTGATGAATACCCAGTCCGCTCAGTCCTCCCTTAGCCAGCTGGAAAGCCAAATTGGTGGCCAACAGCGCGAAGCTCAGTCACTAGGTAGCGAATTACAGCAGTTGCAAGAGCGTCTGCAGCGGGAAGGCGAGACAATGTCGCAGTCCCAGCGAGATTCACTGATTGCCGAGTTGCAAGAGAAGGGCGGGCGTTTCGAACAGCTGCGTCGCGAAGTGATGCAAGCTCAGCAGCGTTCCGAGCAGCAGTTTTTAGACGGTGCTGAGTCTAAACTTGAGCGCGCCGTTGAACAGGTTCTGCAACGCCACAATATTGATGTGCTAGTAGAGCCACAAGGCGTATTGCATTCATCGACAGATCTGCCCAATGTGACCGATGAAGTCACCCAGATTTTCGATTCGCTGAACTAA
- the rseP gene encoding RIP metalloprotease RseP codes for MGLIQNILAVIVVLGLLVTFHEFGHFWVARRCGVKVLRFSVGFGKPLWSTVDRHGTEFVVAAIPLGGYVKMLDEREAPVPEEQLSQAFNRKSVWQRIAIVAAGPLANFLLAIVAYWALFVVGVTTVTPIVGEVTPDSPAAQAGLAHGDEITSVHGDAMRSWEEINLKLVSIIGFNGELAVEALPEGSSTPRLYQLPVSNYLVRQDPPQPLQSLGITPWRPDVPAVLGQVVDGQAAAQAGLQPGDRILSLNGEPVEDWMQFVAMIRENAGQTLEVGYQRGDEQGTLSLTPGSNTLESGAEVGYIGAGVQQVSWPEELQREIRYGPVEAIGQAVSRTGEMTLLTVDAIRKMLVGLISPSNLSGPITIAQISGDSARAGMEAFVGFLAYLSISLAVLNLLPIPVLDGGHLLYYFIEVVRGRPVSEQTQAVGLRIGLAMVGTLMLMALYFDLMRLW; via the coding sequence GTGGGCCTGATACAAAATATCTTAGCGGTGATCGTGGTGCTTGGGTTGCTGGTGACCTTCCACGAATTTGGCCACTTCTGGGTGGCAAGACGCTGTGGAGTTAAGGTGCTGCGCTTTTCAGTAGGTTTTGGTAAACCGCTGTGGTCGACTGTGGACCGACATGGAACCGAGTTCGTGGTAGCCGCTATACCGTTAGGCGGCTACGTGAAAATGCTGGATGAGCGTGAAGCGCCAGTGCCAGAAGAGCAGCTAAGCCAAGCATTTAATCGCAAAAGCGTATGGCAGAGAATTGCCATCGTTGCTGCTGGCCCCTTGGCAAATTTTCTACTGGCGATTGTCGCTTACTGGGCGTTGTTCGTGGTGGGCGTTACCACGGTGACACCTATAGTGGGTGAAGTGACGCCTGATTCCCCCGCTGCCCAGGCAGGGCTTGCCCATGGGGATGAAATCACCTCAGTCCACGGCGATGCGATGCGCTCATGGGAAGAGATCAATCTTAAGCTGGTTTCCATTATTGGCTTTAACGGCGAGTTGGCCGTTGAGGCGTTGCCTGAAGGTTCGAGTACCCCGCGGTTGTACCAACTGCCAGTAAGTAATTACCTGGTCCGCCAAGATCCACCACAGCCGCTGCAAAGCTTGGGAATTACCCCTTGGAGGCCTGATGTTCCGGCTGTACTGGGCCAAGTGGTAGATGGTCAAGCAGCCGCTCAGGCAGGGCTTCAGCCGGGTGACCGCATCCTTTCCCTTAATGGTGAGCCGGTTGAGGACTGGATGCAGTTTGTCGCAATGATCCGCGAGAATGCAGGCCAAACTTTAGAGGTGGGCTATCAGCGCGGTGACGAGCAAGGTACGCTGTCGCTGACGCCGGGTAGTAATACATTAGAGAGTGGTGCTGAAGTCGGGTACATTGGAGCCGGTGTGCAGCAGGTATCATGGCCTGAAGAGCTGCAGCGTGAAATTCGCTATGGGCCGGTGGAGGCGATTGGGCAAGCAGTGTCGCGCACCGGCGAGATGACGTTGCTCACGGTAGATGCGATTCGCAAAATGTTAGTGGGGTTAATTTCACCCTCTAACTTATCTGGGCCGATTACGATTGCGCAAATTTCCGGTGATTCCGCTCGTGCAGGTATGGAAGCGTTCGTTGGTTTTCTAGCGTATCTTTCCATCAGCTTGGCGGTACTGAATTTATTGCCAATTCCAGTGCTCGATGGTGGGCACCTGCTTTATTATTTTATAGAGGTCGTACGTGGACGGCCGGTCTCAGAGCAAACTCAAGCGGTAGGGCTGCGCATTGGGCTTGCCATGGTAGGTACCCTGATGTTGATGGCTCTCTATTTCGATCTGATGCGCCTGTGGTAA
- the fabZ gene encoding 3-hydroxyacyl-ACP dehydratase FabZ, whose amino-acid sequence MVMDINEIREYLPHRYPFLLVDRVTQLTVGESIVAFKNVSINEPFFNGHFPHHPIMPGVLVVEALAQVCGILGFKTVNKLPADGYVYYLVGSDNVRFKRPVMPGDQLVLEANVIRGKRGIWKFACRATVDGELACEAEIICAERKVA is encoded by the coding sequence ATGGTTATGGATATTAACGAAATTCGCGAATACTTGCCGCACCGCTACCCGTTCCTTCTGGTGGATCGAGTGACGCAGCTAACCGTTGGCGAATCCATCGTTGCGTTCAAAAACGTTAGTATTAATGAGCCGTTTTTTAATGGGCACTTTCCCCATCATCCCATAATGCCAGGTGTATTGGTGGTGGAAGCGCTTGCTCAAGTATGCGGTATCTTAGGTTTCAAAACGGTCAATAAACTACCTGCTGACGGCTACGTATACTATCTTGTCGGCAGCGATAACGTGCGCTTTAAGCGCCCCGTTATGCCAGGCGATCAGTTAGTTCTGGAAGCTAATGTCATTCGTGGCAAGCGCGGTATCTGGAAGTTTGCCTGCCGTGCTACGGTGGACGGAGAGCTAGCCTGCGAGGCGGAAATCATTTGTGCCGAGAGGAAGGTTGCTTGA
- the lpxD gene encoding UDP-3-O-(3-hydroxymyristoyl)glucosamine N-acyltransferase produces MTHASHHLTLADIARHLDVAFEGDANQPIRGLATLKEAAPDQVAFLANRAYLKDLATTQAAAVLLHPEHGKNCPVPRLEMTNPYLGYAKLSQLFDPLPVRDVLGVHPAAVVAEGVTLGADVSIQAHAVIEAGVVLGDRVVVGAGSVVGADSVIGEGTRLHANVTVCHGVVIGKRGILQSGCVIGGDGFGFAHDGAKWHKIAQLGGVVMGDDVEVGSCSSIDRGALGDTVIGNDVKIDSQVQIAHNVTIGDHSALAGCVGIAGSTKVGKHCMLGGGVGLSGHLTICDGVQVTGMSLVTNSIHEPGVYSSGTGAMSNTQWRKNAVRFKQLDDIAKRLARMEKNQRAE; encoded by the coding sequence ATGACGCACGCTTCTCACCACCTCACCCTAGCGGATATCGCACGTCACTTGGATGTAGCATTCGAGGGCGACGCCAACCAGCCGATTCGTGGTCTGGCAACGCTCAAAGAAGCTGCTCCGGACCAAGTGGCGTTCCTCGCCAATCGTGCCTATTTGAAAGATTTAGCCACGACTCAGGCTGCCGCTGTTTTACTGCACCCTGAGCATGGCAAAAACTGCCCTGTGCCACGCTTGGAGATGACAAACCCTTATTTAGGTTATGCCAAACTATCCCAGTTGTTTGACCCGTTACCAGTGCGGGATGTGTTAGGCGTGCACCCGGCAGCGGTAGTTGCTGAGGGTGTTACCCTGGGGGCGGATGTATCTATCCAGGCCCATGCGGTGATTGAAGCAGGCGTTGTGCTTGGTGACCGTGTGGTCGTGGGGGCTGGCAGTGTAGTTGGTGCCGATAGTGTGATTGGCGAGGGTACTCGTCTGCATGCCAACGTTACTGTTTGCCACGGTGTTGTCATTGGCAAGCGCGGCATACTGCAGAGTGGTTGCGTGATTGGAGGCGACGGTTTTGGTTTTGCCCATGATGGTGCCAAGTGGCATAAAATTGCCCAGTTAGGCGGTGTGGTGATGGGCGATGACGTAGAAGTCGGCAGTTGTTCAAGTATTGATCGTGGTGCGTTGGGCGATACAGTGATTGGCAACGATGTAAAAATTGATAGCCAAGTACAAATCGCGCATAACGTCACCATCGGCGATCACAGCGCACTGGCAGGCTGCGTGGGTATCGCAGGCTCTACCAAGGTGGGCAAGCACTGCATGTTGGGCGGCGGCGTAGGGCTTTCAGGCCACCTGACTATTTGCGATGGTGTACAGGTAACCGGGATGAGCCTTGTTACTAACTCGATCCATGAGCCGGGTGTTTACTCCTCAGGAACAGGGGCCATGAGCAATACGCAGTGGCGAAAAAATGCAGTGCGCTTTAAGCAACTTGATGATATTGCTAAGCGGCTTGCAAGGATGGAAAAAAATCAGCGTGCAGAATGA
- the lpxA gene encoding acyl-ACP--UDP-N-acetylglucosamine O-acyltransferase: MIHPTALVDPTAQLADDVEVGPFSVIGPNVTIGAGSVIGPHVVVKGPTWLGERTRIFQFASVGEDCQDKKYAGEPTRLVMGDDNVIREGVTLHRGTVQDRGETTIGSRNLFMAYVHVGHDCVIGNDCILANQVTLAGHVTLGDFAILGGLSAVHQFCHFGEHAMAGGGSIITKDTPAYVMINGNPAEARGLNLVGLKRRGFSRDAINALSAAYKLVYRQGLTVEQAIEDMRNRFDFAEITVFADSIERSTRGIIR; this comes from the coding sequence TTGATACATCCTACTGCCCTGGTTGACCCTACAGCGCAGCTTGCTGACGATGTAGAGGTTGGCCCTTTTAGCGTTATTGGACCAAATGTTACGATTGGCGCCGGCTCGGTGATCGGCCCCCACGTAGTGGTTAAAGGTCCTACGTGGCTTGGTGAGCGTACGCGTATTTTTCAGTTCGCCTCTGTGGGTGAAGACTGCCAGGATAAAAAGTACGCAGGTGAACCGACTCGCTTAGTCATGGGCGATGATAACGTGATCCGCGAAGGCGTTACTCTTCATCGTGGAACCGTACAAGATCGCGGTGAGACCACGATAGGCTCACGTAATCTGTTTATGGCCTATGTCCATGTAGGCCACGACTGCGTGATTGGTAATGACTGTATTTTAGCGAATCAGGTAACGCTGGCGGGCCATGTCACGCTGGGCGATTTCGCCATTCTGGGTGGTTTGTCAGCGGTACATCAATTCTGCCACTTTGGCGAGCATGCTATGGCGGGTGGCGGCTCGATTATTACTAAAGATACCCCTGCTTATGTGATGATTAATGGTAACCCGGCCGAGGCTCGGGGCCTCAACTTGGTTGGCCTGAAGCGCCGAGGGTTTAGCCGCGACGCGATCAATGCACTAAGTGCCGCTTATAAGTTGGTGTACCGTCAGGGGTTGACTGTAGAGCAGGCAATTGAAGATATGCGTAATCGCTTTGATTTCGCAGAAATCACGGTCTTTGCTGACTCTATTGAGCGTTCAACGCGCGGTATTATTCGCTAA